A region of Candidatus Diapherotrites archaeon DNA encodes the following proteins:
- a CDS encoding PRC-barrel domain-containing protein, translating to MTVRLSKLFGMDIYTTTSEYKGKVYDLVINLEKGRVETITTEPLRAKSKQDAKRIISEKSVPYRNVKSAKDIVLVGVGKDVSEDESVEAPPARHRR from the coding sequence ATGACAGTCAGGCTTTCAAAGTTGTTTGGTATGGACATTTACACCACAACGTCAGAGTATAAGGGCAAGGTTTACGACCTTGTGATAAACCTGGAGAAAGGCAGGGTTGAGACCATCACAACCGAGCCGCTGAGGGCAAAATCCAAGCAGGACGCAAAAAGGATCATTTCGGAAAAGAGCGTGCCGTACAGGAACGTCAAATCAGCAAAAGACATAGTTCTTGTTGGTGTGGGAAAAGACGTCTCGGAAGACGAGAGTGTGGAAGCCCCGCCAGCCAGGCATCGCCGCTAA